Proteins encoded by one window of Campylobacter concisus:
- a CDS encoding NAD(P)-dependent oxidoreductase, whose protein sequence is MVNEALKQGHDVTAIIRDKEYKNGGVKVIYKDIFELTKTDLAGFDVVISAFAAWTPDTFALHKKVATHLRNLLEGGDTRLIVVGGAGTLFVDDKGTMVMDTPDFPTAYMGVAKATAESYFELKDRSNLLWTYVSPAGDYDPNGARTGKYVLGGDNLILNSKNESYISYADLALAIIDELKNKKFIQKRFTAVGERA, encoded by the coding sequence TTGGTAAACGAGGCTCTAAAACAAGGACATGACGTAACGGCAATCATTAGAGACAAAGAGTATAAAAATGGGGGCGTAAAGGTTATTTATAAAGATATCTTTGAGCTTACAAAGACTGATCTGGCTGGCTTTGACGTAGTGATCAGTGCATTTGCAGCGTGGACGCCAGATACCTTTGCGCTTCACAAAAAAGTGGCTACTCATCTTAGAAATTTGCTAGAGGGTGGCGACACAAGACTAATTGTAGTTGGTGGTGCTGGTACATTATTTGTAGATGATAAGGGCACAATGGTGATGGATACGCCAGACTTCCCGACTGCATATATGGGCGTGGCAAAGGCGACCGCGGAGTCTTATTTTGAGCTAAAAGATAGGAGCAATTTGCTTTGGACATACGTAAGCCCAGCAGGCGACTATGACCCAAATGGTGCTCGTACTGGTAAATACGTGCTTGGTGGAGATAATCTCATCTTAAACTCAAAAAATGAGAGCTATATAAGCTATGCAGACCTTGCGCTTGCGATCATAGACGAGCTAAAAAACAAAAAATTTATACAAAAACGCTTCACAGCAGTTGGCGAGCGAGCATAA